A region from the Gossypium hirsutum isolate 1008001.06 chromosome A08, Gossypium_hirsutum_v2.1, whole genome shotgun sequence genome encodes:
- the LOC107950397 gene encoding transcription factor MYB20 has protein sequence MGRQPCCDKVGLKKGPWTAEEDQKLINFILTNGQCCWRAVPKLAGLLRCGKSCRLRWTNYLRPDLKRGFLSEYEEQMVIDLHAQLGNRWSKIASHLPGRTDNEIKNHWNTHIKKKLKKMGIDPLTHKPLSSTTTEPQQSQQKNQVSKGGLKSQVVDKSPKEPETSLQSTISEEKSMGSPLVDPMEMMMMMDNVDGFCTDEVPLIEPHEILVPAAPSTSSSCDSSKLLEELQLPDFEWPSDCNTSSDDNNNNKMSLWDDDDFNNTWGDLLSDRSELALDDSLSSPLIQCPTRMPFDQEYSWANI, from the exons atgggaCGGCAACCATGTTGTGACAAAGTTGGGTTGAAGAAAGGGCCATGGACTGCAGAAGAGGATCAGAAGCTTATTAACTTCATCCTCACCAATGGCCAATGCTGTTGGAGAGCTGTTCCTAAGCTTGCAG GATTGTTAAGGTGTGGGAAAAGTTGCAGACTGAGATGGACAAATTATCTAAGGCCAGATTTGAAAAGAGGATTTTTATCTGAATATGAAGAGCAAATGGTCATTGATCTTCATGCTCAACTTGGcaacag ATGGTCTAAAATTGCATCTCATCTCCCTGGAAGAACTGATAATGAGATAAAGAACCATTGGAATACTCACATAAAgaagaaactgaagaaaatggGCATTGACCCTCTCACCCACAAGCCACTATCTAGTACTACAACTGAACCCCAACAATCCCAGCAAAAGAATCAAGTTTCAAAAGGTGGTTTAAAGTCTCAAGTAGTTGATAAAAGTCCTAAGGAGCCTGAAACATCATTACAATCCACAATAAGTGAAGAAAAAAGCATGGGAAGCCCTTTAGTTGACCCAAtggagatgatgatgatgatggacaATGTTGATGGTTTTTGTACAGATGAAGTTCCATTGATTGAACCACATGAGATTTTGGTCCCTGCTGCACCATCAACATCTTCTTCCTGTGATTCTTCAAAGTTGCTTGAGGAATTGCAGTTGCCTGATTTTGAATGGCCATCTGATTGCAACACTAGCAGTGATGATAATAACAACAACAAGATGAGCTTGTGGGATGATGATGATTTCAATAACACTTGGGGGGATTTGTTAAGTGACAGATCAGAGCTTGCTCTTGATGATTCATTGTCATCTCCCTTAATTCAGTGCCCAACAAGAATGCCTTTTGATCAGGAATATTCTTGGGCAAACATATGA
- the LOC107888402 gene encoding protein SOB FIVE-LIKE 3, producing MDPYKQFVSPEECSSSESGWTSYLASPMEDDFECSEENYNSNHNIRDDVHDGEGNSDDSMVSDASSAPSHHQHNKHKDGQGSSHGKYNSSKHSSRREAKREMKKGSENSGKSKKGLSGQAKSRK from the coding sequence ATGGACCCTTACAAACAGTTTGTCAGCCCTGAAGAATGTAGCAGCAGTGAATCAGGGTGGACAAGCTACTTGGCTTCTCCTATGGAAGATGATTTTGAGTGCAGTGAAGAGAATTATAACAGCAATCACAATATCAGAGATGATGTCCATGATGGTGAGGGGAATAGTGATGATTCGATGGTCTCTGATGCCTCTTCAGCCCCGAGTCATCATCAGCATAATAAACACAAGGATGGTCAAGGTAGTAGTCATGGCAAGTATAATTCTAGCAAGCATTCTTCACGCAGGGAGGCGAAGAGAGAAATGAAAAAGGGTTCTGAAAACAGTGGTAAATCCAAAAAAGGACTCAGTGGTCAAGCCAAGTCTCGCAAGTAG